GCTCAGAAAACCTCTGGTGGAGAAGTTACGCAGAGAGCGAATCAACAGCAGCATTGAGCAGCTCAAGTCTCTCCTGGGTCCAGAGTTCctcaaacagcagccagacTCTAAGCTGGAGAAAGCAGACATCCTGGAGATGACAGTTTGCTTCctgacacagctgcagcagcagaatcaACAGCAGAGAAGACTGCTGAACCACGTCAACAAGCTGCAGTCTTCCTCTGATAAGAACCTGAGAGAGGCTGACTTCTCTCTCCTGAGCTCCACAGTCCAGACCAGCATCACCAAAGACAAGAGTCCACTCAACAGCGCCCTCTGGAGGCCGTGGTAGACACCTGCAGACTGGAGTTTCTACCAGATAAACTGAGATGACCATGTTGGTCAAAGATCACTGGAACTGAATTCTATGAAATTTAAGGACTTGTTCTTCTGTATGAACAGAAGgtggtattttgtgttttttctctttgtgtaaGACGACGTTTCCTATGGAAATGACAGCAACAATATCTTTCAtgtaaagaaagagaacatCTTGTCATGCGTGTTGCATGAATCAAACGTGATTGCATGAGCAATTATTACACCTCACTGTACTTCATGTATTGGTCGTATATAATGCTATGGTAACATTTGTTATCTTTTGATTGGTATTGATCATTGTGATAAAGTCTGtaaatgtccttttttatgGACATATTGTCATTATGGACATTACGTCACTTTAATTTCTCTTATTACTCAAAACTGATCTGTTTTAAGATCCAAAAGTTTATAACTTTTTTCTAatagttttgttaaaatcacaatttttggTGATACTTATTATGCTTCACTGTGCGTCATGTATTGGTAAAATATAATGCACTAGTGATATTTGTTACCTCTTGAATAGTATTGATCATTTTGATCAAAATCttaattgttctttttatggACATTTTGTCATAATAG
This genomic interval from Xiphias gladius isolate SHS-SW01 ecotype Sanya breed wild chromosome 21, ASM1685928v1, whole genome shotgun sequence contains the following:
- the LOC120807002 gene encoding transcription factor HES-2-like, yielding MKPAEIRFSLQRPLQHRDPDMAPTITAAMTNSQEHLTLTHKLRKPLVEKLRRERINSSIEQLKSLLGPEFLKQQPDSKLEKADILEMTVCFLTQLQQQNQQQRRLLNHVNKLQSSSDKNLREADFSLLSSTVQTSITKDKSPLNSALWRPW